A DNA window from Massilia putida contains the following coding sequences:
- a CDS encoding DUF4159 domain-containing protein: MANFDFYFTRLTYESGDWDVDQRMPSNVLNSLVEYTTLRVDTAERIVTLSDPKMLEAPFCYLAGHKLVQFTPSERRNFERYVKGGGFVFVDDCNHDIDGLFAKSFEAEMARIFGPKALHKIPNNHRLYSSFFHFDGPPNTAVELNGWGDDLVHEYLRAIEVNGRIGVLYSNKDYGCEWDYDFRNKRWLAVDNTRFAVNIIQYALGA; this comes from the coding sequence ATGGCTAACTTCGATTTCTACTTCACGCGGCTGACGTACGAGTCCGGCGACTGGGACGTGGACCAGCGCATGCCCAGCAATGTCCTGAACTCGCTCGTCGAGTACACGACCTTGCGGGTGGATACGGCCGAGCGCATCGTCACGCTGTCGGACCCGAAGATGCTGGAGGCGCCGTTCTGCTACCTGGCCGGACACAAGCTCGTGCAATTCACACCGAGCGAGCGGCGCAACTTCGAGCGCTACGTGAAGGGCGGCGGCTTCGTGTTCGTGGACGACTGCAACCACGACATCGACGGCCTGTTCGCCAAATCGTTCGAGGCCGAGATGGCGCGCATCTTCGGCCCCAAGGCGCTGCACAAGATCCCGAACAATCACCGCCTCTATTCCAGCTTCTTTCATTTCGACGGACCGCCCAATACCGCGGTGGAGTTGAACGGCTGGGGCGACGATCTCGTGCACGAATACCTGCGCGCCATCGAAGTGAACGGCCGCATCGGCGTGCTGTATTCGAACAAGGATTACGGCTGCGAGTGGGATTACGACTTCCGCAACAAGCGCTGGCTGGCGGTCGACAACACGCGGTTTGCGGTGAACAT